One Kineococcus aurantiacus genomic window carries:
- a CDS encoding DNA-formamidopyrimidine glycosylase family protein: protein MPELPEVETARAVIEAGGLHREIAEVDDNDTYECRPHAPGDIAKALVGRTLTAAHRRGKSMWCDTSGDGPALGIHLGMSGRVFVTAPDGTLSVGGDYAGPRPATGPQKEEWYRFSIVFADGGSLRLFDKRRLGRVRLDPDLDALGPDAELIGREEFRARVGRGTAPLKARVMDQSVLAGVGNLLADEVLWRARLSPLHPAGELTVEDLDRLRRELRGGIRHAVKHGGVHTGEVVPHRRAGGHCPRCGAEMVRATVGGRTTWWCPAEQV, encoded by the coding sequence GTGCCCGAACTGCCCGAGGTCGAGACCGCCCGCGCCGTCATCGAGGCCGGTGGCCTGCACCGGGAGATCGCCGAGGTCGACGACAACGACACCTACGAGTGCCGCCCGCACGCCCCCGGCGACATCGCCAAGGCCCTCGTGGGCCGCACGCTGACGGCGGCGCACCGCCGCGGGAAGTCGATGTGGTGCGACACCTCCGGCGACGGCCCGGCCCTGGGCATCCACCTGGGCATGAGCGGCCGCGTGTTCGTCACCGCACCGGACGGGACGCTGTCCGTCGGCGGTGACTACGCCGGGCCGCGGCCGGCCACCGGCCCGCAGAAGGAGGAGTGGTACCGCTTCTCGATCGTCTTCGCCGACGGCGGGTCGCTGCGGCTGTTCGACAAGCGGCGGCTGGGCCGGGTGCGGCTGGACCCCGACCTCGACGCCCTGGGGCCCGACGCCGAGCTCATCGGCCGCGAGGAGTTCCGTGCCCGGGTGGGCCGCGGCACGGCCCCGCTCAAGGCCCGGGTCATGGACCAGTCGGTGCTGGCGGGGGTGGGGAACCTGCTGGCCGACGAGGTGCTGTGGCGGGCCCGGCTGAGCCCCCTGCACCCCGCGGGGGAGCTGACCGTGGAGGACCTGGACCGGCTGCGCCGGGAGCTGCGCGGCGGCATCCGGCACGCCGTCAAGCACGGCGGCGTCCACACCGGGGAGGTCGTCCCGCACCGCAGGGCCGGGGGGCACTGCCCGCGCTGCGGGGCGGAGATGGTGCGCGCCACGGTCGGGGGCCGCACGACGTGGTGGTGCCCGGCCGAGCAGGTCTGA
- a CDS encoding alkene reductase — MDTASPFLTPVTLGDLALPNRLVMAPLTRTRAGAAGVPGPLVAEHYAQRASLGLIVAEGTYPSHESRSYPGQPGLVTDAQQEGWRAVADAVHAAGGRIVVQLMNGGRVSHTDITGTDRIVAPSAVAVSGEAHTADGKEPYPVPHALTEEEIPGIVAEFVAAARRAVDAGLDGVEVHSANGYLLHQFLAPGSNHRTDAYGGSPQNRARLAVEVTRAVAAEIGAGRVGIRISPAHNIQDALETDPADVEATYTHLVEQLQPLGLAYLSVLHADPSGEFVQGLRKRFGGPLMVNSGFARVTAREEAAGYLADGAADVVAVGRAVMANPDLLERWVGGHPENELDPSTSYGQGAAGYTDYPFLTPRS, encoded by the coding sequence GTGGACACCGCCTCGCCCTTCCTCACGCCCGTCACCCTCGGGGACCTGGCCCTGCCCAACCGCCTCGTCATGGCACCGCTGACGCGCACGCGCGCCGGCGCGGCCGGCGTGCCCGGCCCGCTCGTGGCCGAGCACTACGCCCAGCGCGCCTCGCTGGGGCTGATCGTGGCCGAGGGCACGTACCCCAGCCACGAGTCCCGCTCCTACCCCGGCCAGCCCGGCCTGGTCACCGACGCCCAGCAGGAGGGCTGGCGCGCCGTCGCCGACGCCGTCCACGCCGCGGGCGGCCGGATCGTGGTGCAGCTCATGAACGGCGGCCGCGTCTCGCACACCGACATCACCGGCACCGACCGGATCGTGGCCCCCAGCGCGGTCGCGGTCTCCGGCGAGGCGCACACGGCCGACGGCAAGGAGCCGTACCCCGTGCCGCACGCGCTGACCGAGGAGGAGATCCCCGGAATCGTGGCGGAGTTCGTGGCGGCCGCGCGCCGCGCCGTGGACGCCGGACTGGACGGCGTGGAGGTGCACAGCGCCAACGGGTACCTGCTGCACCAGTTCCTGGCGCCGGGCTCGAACCACCGCACCGACGCCTACGGCGGGTCCCCGCAGAACCGGGCCCGGCTGGCCGTGGAGGTGACCCGCGCGGTGGCCGCCGAGATCGGCGCGGGCCGCGTCGGCATCCGCATCTCCCCCGCGCACAACATCCAGGACGCCCTGGAGACCGACCCCGCCGACGTCGAGGCCACCTACACCCACCTGGTGGAGCAGCTGCAGCCGCTGGGGCTGGCGTACCTGAGCGTCCTGCACGCCGACCCCTCGGGGGAGTTCGTCCAGGGGCTGCGCAAGCGCTTCGGCGGGCCGCTCATGGTGAACAGCGGGTTCGCGCGGGTGACGGCCCGCGAGGAGGCCGCCGGGTACCTCGCCGACGGCGCCGCGGACGTCGTGGCCGTCGGCCGGGCCGTCATGGCGAACCCGGACCTGCTGGAGCGCTGGGTCGGCGGTCACCCGGAGAACGAGCTGGACCCCTCGACGTCGTACGGGCAGGGCGCGGCCGGTTACACCGACTACCCGTTCCTGACGCCCCGCTCCTGA
- a CDS encoding FCD domain-containing protein, with the protein MGASAERVTGQLRRDVLGGFFPPGARLTEAVLVERYGTSRVPVREALRALAGEGFVELRPNAGARVAQVPVDDLADLYAVRCVVEEITASRCAHRVAAGETAVVEELTGIVEAGFAALDAGDPVLGAELNSRFHGTIAVLSGSHSMAMVLRRVSEQIQWAYATTVPQQGHRAWTEHRRIVAAIASGDGARAGRAMVRHVETSRRGFTRS; encoded by the coding sequence GTGGGGGCTTCGGCCGAGCGGGTCACCGGGCAGCTGCGCCGCGACGTCCTCGGCGGGTTCTTCCCGCCGGGGGCGCGGCTGACCGAGGCGGTCCTCGTGGAGCGCTACGGCACCTCCCGGGTGCCGGTGCGGGAGGCGCTGCGGGCGCTGGCCGGGGAGGGCTTCGTGGAGCTGCGGCCCAACGCCGGGGCCCGCGTCGCGCAGGTGCCCGTCGACGACCTCGCCGACCTGTACGCCGTGCGGTGCGTCGTGGAGGAGATCACCGCCAGCCGCTGCGCCCACCGGGTCGCGGCGGGGGAGACCGCCGTGGTCGAGGAGCTGACCGGCATCGTCGAGGCCGGTTTCGCCGCCCTCGACGCCGGCGACCCGGTCCTGGGGGCGGAGCTGAACTCCCGGTTCCACGGCACGATCGCGGTGCTGTCGGGGTCGCACAGCATGGCGATGGTCCTGCGCCGCGTCAGCGAGCAGATCCAGTGGGCCTACGCCACGACCGTCCCGCAGCAGGGGCACCGCGCCTGGACCGAGCACCGGCGCATCGTCGCGGCCATCGCCAGCGGGGACGGGGCGCGGGCGGGGCGGGCGATGGTCCGCCACGTCGAGACGTCCCGGCGGGGCTTCACCCGGTCCTGA
- a CDS encoding CapA family protein — MRKLCGAVLAVTTLVVAGGCSRPDEPARPDPRPVTIAVAGDTHFEGASASALEPGGLQAIAPVLGAADLAVVNVETAITDRGQAAGKKYTFRAPASALGALEAAGVDVAAMANNHSLDYGRTGLTDTLAAAEAEGLPVIGLGRDADAAFAPHRATVDDNRIAVFDATQVLDSSLATAWTATDTQPGLASVQTAAGRQRLVDAVEAERSRSDSVVVVLHWGRESRDCPTDDQQGLAAALVAAGADAVVGSHAHVQLGQGYLESGGRKGFVDYGLGNFVFYAKRGAAVETGVLELTLPGTGGVSAARWRPATIRGGVPVPLEGEAADEAVRHKESLRSCTDLAAS, encoded by the coding sequence GTGCGCAAGCTGTGCGGAGCGGTCCTCGCGGTCACGACCCTCGTCGTGGCGGGGGGCTGCTCCCGACCCGACGAACCCGCCCGCCCCGACCCGCGGCCCGTCACGATCGCCGTCGCCGGGGACACCCACTTCGAGGGGGCCAGCGCGTCCGCGCTCGAACCCGGTGGGCTGCAGGCCATCGCGCCCGTGCTGGGGGCCGCCGACCTCGCGGTCGTCAACGTCGAGACGGCCATCACCGACCGCGGGCAGGCCGCGGGGAAGAAGTACACGTTCCGGGCGCCGGCGTCCGCGCTCGGGGCGCTGGAGGCCGCGGGCGTCGACGTCGCGGCCATGGCCAACAACCACAGCCTCGACTACGGGCGCACCGGGCTCACCGACACCCTCGCCGCGGCGGAGGCCGAGGGCCTGCCGGTCATCGGCCTGGGGCGCGACGCCGACGCCGCGTTCGCCCCCCACCGCGCCACCGTCGACGACAACCGGATCGCGGTGTTCGACGCGACGCAGGTGCTCGACTCCTCCCTGGCGACGGCGTGGACCGCGACGGACACCCAGCCGGGGCTGGCCTCCGTCCAGACCGCCGCCGGCCGGCAGCGGCTCGTCGACGCGGTGGAGGCCGAGCGGTCCCGCAGCGACTCGGTCGTCGTGGTCCTGCACTGGGGCAGGGAGTCCCGGGACTGCCCCACCGACGACCAGCAGGGCCTCGCGGCCGCGCTCGTCGCCGCCGGGGCCGACGCCGTCGTCGGGTCCCACGCCCACGTCCAGCTCGGCCAGGGGTACCTGGAGTCGGGCGGGCGGAAGGGTTTCGTCGACTACGGCCTGGGCAACTTCGTGTTCTACGCCAAGAGGGGGGCCGCCGTGGAGACGGGGGTCCTGGAACTCACCCTCCCCGGCACGGGCGGGGTGTCGGCCGCGCGGTGGCGACCGGCGACGATCCGCGGCGGGGTGCCCGTGCCGCTGGAGGGCGAGGCGGCCGACGAGGCGGTGCGGCACAAGGAGTCCCTGCGCTCGTGCACCGACCTCGCGGCCTCCTGA
- a CDS encoding ABC transporter ATP-binding protein, whose product MDATNPVDPVTRGGELLRVEGLQVAYGATTVLHGVDVSVRRGHRVAVVGASGSGKSTTAAAVLGLLQGAGRVTGGRVVVAGDDVTAALRERDENRLRRLRGRQVGLVPQDPMSNLNPSARVGRQVAETLAMHGLARGSAARDRAVELLEEAGIPDAGRRARQYPHEFSGGMRQRVLIAMALAAEPELLIADEPTSALDVTVQRQILDHLDRLTAARGASLLLVTHDLALAADRCDDVVVMSEGRVVETGPAARVLREPAAEYSRALVAAAPATAGRTAPRALPEPPAADVLVVQDLVKEYRVRGQRERLRAVDGVSFTVPAGTTTAVVGESGSGKTTTARLVLGLEAPTSGRIDVDGGRRDVQPVFQDPFGSLDPTKTLERLIDEPLRIARVGDARSRRARVGELLDQVSLSRATAQRRPVELSGGQRQRVAIARALALNPKVVVLDEATSALDVLVQQQVLGLLERLQDELGLTYLFITHDLAVARHLAHRVLVMRSGRVVEQGMIGDVFDHPREEYTAQLLSAIPGRAAA is encoded by the coding sequence GTGGACGCGACAAACCCGGTGGACCCGGTGACCAGGGGCGGGGAACTGCTGCGGGTCGAGGGGCTGCAGGTCGCCTACGGGGCGACCACCGTGCTGCACGGCGTCGACGTGAGCGTCCGCCGCGGCCACCGCGTCGCCGTCGTGGGCGCGTCCGGCTCGGGCAAGTCGACGACGGCCGCGGCCGTCCTGGGGCTGCTGCAGGGCGCGGGCCGCGTCACCGGCGGCCGGGTCGTCGTGGCCGGCGACGACGTCACCGCCGCGCTGCGCGAGCGCGACGAGAACCGGCTGCGGCGGCTGCGGGGACGGCAGGTCGGGCTCGTCCCGCAGGACCCCATGTCGAACCTCAACCCCTCGGCCCGCGTCGGCCGGCAGGTCGCCGAGACGCTGGCGATGCACGGGCTGGCCCGGGGCTCGGCCGCCCGCGACCGCGCCGTGGAACTGCTGGAGGAGGCCGGCATCCCCGACGCCGGCCGGCGCGCGCGGCAGTACCCGCACGAGTTCTCCGGCGGGATGCGCCAGCGCGTCCTCATCGCGATGGCGCTGGCCGCCGAACCGGAGCTGCTCATCGCCGACGAGCCCACCTCCGCGCTCGACGTCACCGTGCAGCGGCAGATCCTCGACCACCTCGACCGGCTCACCGCCGCCCGCGGGGCGTCGCTGCTGCTGGTGACCCACGACCTCGCCCTGGCCGCGGACCGCTGCGACGACGTCGTGGTGATGTCCGAGGGCCGGGTCGTCGAGACCGGCCCGGCCGCGCGGGTGCTGCGGGAGCCGGCCGCGGAGTACTCCCGGGCGCTGGTGGCCGCGGCCCCCGCCACGGCCGGGCGGACCGCGCCGCGCGCGCTGCCCGAACCGCCCGCCGCGGACGTCCTCGTCGTGCAGGACCTGGTGAAGGAGTACCGCGTCCGGGGCCAGCGGGAGCGGCTGCGGGCCGTGGACGGGGTGTCCTTCACCGTCCCGGCGGGCACCACGACCGCCGTCGTGGGGGAGTCCGGCTCGGGCAAGACGACCACCGCCCGGCTCGTCCTGGGACTGGAGGCCCCCACGAGCGGGCGGATCGACGTCGACGGCGGCCGCCGCGACGTCCAGCCGGTGTTCCAGGACCCCTTCGGGTCCCTGGACCCGACGAAGACGCTGGAACGGCTCATCGACGAACCGCTGCGGATCGCCCGCGTCGGGGACGCCCGCAGCCGCCGCGCCCGCGTCGGGGAGCTGCTCGACCAGGTGTCCCTGAGCCGCGCCACGGCCCAGCGCCGCCCCGTGGAGCTGTCCGGCGGGCAGCGCCAGCGCGTCGCCATCGCCCGGGCGCTGGCCCTGAACCCCAAGGTCGTCGTGCTCGACGAGGCGACCTCGGCCCTGGACGTCCTCGTGCAGCAGCAGGTGCTGGGGCTGCTGGAGCGGCTGCAGGACGAGCTGGGCCTGACGTACCTGTTCATCACCCACGACCTGGCCGTCGCGCGGCACCTGGCGCACCGCGTGCTCGTCATGCGGTCCGGCAGGGTCGTGGAACAGGGCATGATCGGGGACGTGTTCGACCACCCCCGCGAGGAGTACACCGCCCAGCTGCTGTCGGCGATCCCGGGCCGGGCCGCGGCCTGA
- a CDS encoding gamma-glutamyltransferase family protein — protein MTASTHWLASATGQSVLERGGNAFDAAVATAFVLHVVEPHLNGPGGDMTCVFATADDPTPVVLNGQGPAPAGATIEHYRAEGLDTVPGAGGLAAAVPGAVDAWVVLLRDHGTWELADVLEPAIGYARDGHPVVGRVGTTIASVAGLFREHWPSSAALWMPDGRVPAAGDVITNPAWARTLQRLLDAGKDAGSREERIEAFRTEWREGFVAREAVEFLRTPHRHSSGTDHAAVLEVSDWSAFSAGYEPATTVEFRGTTVAKTGPFGQGPVLLQALRLLDGFDDADLDPSTVRGAHTVLEALKLALADRDAWYGSEADPDVLRELLSEEYAATRRALITDRASHEFRPGTVGGREPFVPPLRTDAPSAVGVGEPTVGEPTVESTGTTRGDTCHVDVVDRWGNVVSATPSGGWLQSSPTVPELGFCLGSRLQMTWLEEGGPSSLRPGGRPRTTLTPTLLLRDGEPVEALGTPGGDQQDQWQLLYLLRTLVGGYSPQEAIDAPALHTTSMPGSFWPRTWTPGGAVVEARIGEDVIAGLTERGHVVTRSGDWSLGRLSCAGRDPRTGVLHAAANSRGAQGYAVGR, from the coding sequence CGTCGAACCGCACCTCAACGGACCCGGCGGGGACATGACGTGCGTGTTCGCCACCGCGGACGACCCCACGCCCGTCGTCCTCAACGGGCAGGGCCCGGCGCCCGCGGGAGCCACGATCGAGCACTACCGGGCCGAGGGCCTGGACACGGTGCCCGGCGCGGGTGGGCTGGCCGCGGCCGTCCCCGGCGCGGTCGACGCCTGGGTGGTGCTGCTGCGCGACCACGGCACGTGGGAGCTCGCCGACGTCCTGGAACCGGCCATCGGGTACGCCCGCGACGGGCACCCCGTCGTCGGCCGGGTCGGCACGACCATCGCCTCGGTGGCCGGCCTGTTCCGCGAGCACTGGCCCAGCTCGGCCGCGCTGTGGATGCCGGACGGGCGCGTCCCGGCGGCCGGCGACGTCATCACCAACCCCGCGTGGGCGCGCACGCTGCAGCGCCTCCTGGACGCCGGGAAGGACGCCGGGTCCCGCGAGGAGCGGATCGAGGCGTTCCGCACCGAGTGGCGCGAGGGTTTCGTCGCCCGCGAGGCCGTGGAGTTCCTGCGCACCCCGCACCGGCACTCCTCCGGCACCGACCACGCCGCCGTCCTGGAGGTCTCGGACTGGTCCGCGTTCTCCGCCGGGTACGAACCCGCCACGACGGTCGAGTTCCGCGGCACCACCGTCGCCAAGACCGGCCCCTTCGGCCAGGGCCCGGTGCTGCTGCAGGCGCTGCGCCTGCTCGACGGGTTCGACGACGCCGACCTCGACCCCTCGACCGTCCGCGGCGCCCACACCGTCCTGGAGGCGCTGAAGCTGGCGCTGGCCGACCGCGACGCCTGGTACGGCTCGGAGGCCGACCCCGACGTCCTGCGCGAGCTGCTCTCGGAGGAGTACGCCGCGACCCGGCGCGCCCTCATCACCGACCGCGCCTCCCACGAGTTCCGTCCCGGCACCGTCGGCGGCCGGGAACCCTTCGTGCCGCCGCTGCGCACCGACGCCCCGTCCGCGGTCGGCGTGGGCGAACCCACCGTCGGTGAACCCACCGTGGAGAGCACCGGCACCACCCGCGGCGACACCTGCCACGTCGACGTCGTCGACCGCTGGGGCAACGTCGTGTCCGCGACCCCGTCGGGCGGCTGGCTGCAGTCCTCCCCGACCGTGCCGGAACTGGGGTTCTGCCTCGGGTCGCGGCTGCAGATGACCTGGCTGGAGGAGGGGGGCCCCTCCTCGCTGCGCCCGGGCGGGCGGCCCCGCACGACGCTGACCCCCACGCTGCTGCTGCGCGACGGCGAACCCGTCGAGGCGCTGGGCACCCCCGGCGGGGACCAGCAGGACCAGTGGCAGCTGCTGTACCTGCTGCGCACCCTCGTCGGCGGGTACTCCCCGCAGGAGGCCATCGACGCGCCCGCCCTGCACACGACCTCGATGCCGGGCTCGTTCTGGCCGCGCACCTGGACCCCCGGCGGCGCCGTCGTCGAGGCCCGGATCGGTGAGGACGTCATCGCCGGGCTGACCGAGCGCGGGCACGTCGTGACCCGCTCGGGGGACTGGTCGCTGGGCCGGCTGTCCTGCGCCGGGCGCGACCCGCGCACCGGGGTGCTGCACGCCGCCGCGAACTCCCGCGGCGCCCAGGGCTACGCGGTGGGGCGGTGA